DNA sequence from the Cetobacterium somerae ATCC BAA-474 genome:
TTTCTTCTTCTATAAATATATCAACGTTTTGCATCTTTACTCTCTCCCCAATTTGAGTAAGTTAATGTATGTCTAACATTTTCTGAGCTAGGTTCAACTTTTTTTACAAAAATATAATACCATGCTCCTGATTCTATATCCTCTTCTGCTAACTTCTCATGTGCTTCTTTAAATCCTAAAGTTTCATCTAAAAAAGGCAATACAGAGAAACAGAAAAAATATATACATACAAAACTACCTATAAAAGCTATCCACTTTTTTATCATATCTCCTCCTAAAAACTCTCTATAAACTCATTAAAGATTTTGTTATATCAGGGAAAACTACATGGAACATTAAGTATGCAGCTCCAAAAGTTACACCTAGGTTTATAATTTTTCCTACTATATAAAGAGTAATTGGCTTTCCACCTTTAAATAACTTGCTTAATTCACTGAAGTTTGTAGATAATCCAATACTTGTAAAAGCTAAACAGAATAACCAACCTTGTAAAGGTGAAATCAATCCATTTACCATTCCTTTATCTATAATAACTTTAGATCCATCCACTCCTAACATCCCATAAATTCCAGAAAAAACAAGAGAAGCACCAATAAATCCTAATATGAATTTTGGAAATCTATTCCAAATCTCTTTTAATGAACCTTTTAAAGAGAAGTCTCTTTCTTCAGCCATAGATTTATCAACTTTTAACGACCAATATGCTGCTACACCTAATGCCATTACCCCGATTATTATATTTTGAATCATCTTTATAGTTGCTGCAACGTCTCTAGCAACTGGTCCTAAATATTCTCCAGCAGCAACTACTGCTCCTGTTGAATCAACTGTTCCTCCAATCCATGCTCCACCTAACACTGGATCCATATTTAAAGCCTTTATAAACATCGGCATTGCTATCATCATAAACGCAGTAAACATAATAGAGATACTTACAGATAGTGTAAGCTCTTCTTTTTTAGCTTTACAAGCTGCCGCTGCTGCAATCGCTGCTGATACACCACTTACAGACATATCCGCTGACATAACCATATTTAAACTCTTTGATTCCATTTTTAAAATTTTATCTCCAAATCCAAAAGTTAAAACTAAAACTACTGGAGTTACAAACCAAGTTACGAAAATTCCTGGTATTCCTATTAATAAAACTTTATTTACTAAAACTGTTGACCCCAATAAAATCAATCCTGTTTTTATAAAGTATTCTGTTTGAGCTGCTGCTAAAAGCTTTTTTGGTGTCCCAACTGTATTACTAACTATTAATCCTAAAACTAGACCCCAGAAAACATACCCTAGACCCCAAGCCTTTAAAGTTTCTTGCTCTCCTAATAAATAAGCTCCTGTAGCTAAAGCGAAAACTGCTGGGAATCCTTGTAAAAATCCTTCTCTATCTCTTCCCATTTTTCTCATACCTAAACTAAAATAAATACCTATAAACGCTAATAATATTGCTAAATTAGGTATTAAGTTATAAGGTTTTACAATAGCTTTAGATTTCATTTTATTTTCTTTATCTCTACTAAGAAGCCATTTATCTATTGATTCATTTGCAGTTGTATTTAAACTAGTATCTGCAAAAGCTTTTTCTTCAGCTAGTGCAGTAGCAGCTAAAG
Encoded proteins:
- a CDS encoding YeiH family protein, coding for MEAVKENKKSLKETILDLFKFEDYWAILLATIILIFCTIIYMGSDSQSVLGKTEVYNSIMKTEGERAPFKTVQWHEAQFDKNSLAIKTSTTEKVKSILGKPKKWVTNPIESIYLSESAAKVKGAPFIQQYEDLKKETALLKNQALAATALAEEKAFADTSLNTTANESIDKWLLSRDKENKMKSKAIVKPYNLIPNLAILLAFIGIYFSLGMRKMGRDREGFLQGFPAVFALATGAYLLGEQETLKAWGLGYVFWGLVLGLIVSNTVGTPKKLLAAAQTEYFIKTGLILLGSTVLVNKVLLIGIPGIFVTWFVTPVVLVLTFGFGDKILKMESKSLNMVMSADMSVSGVSAAIAAAAACKAKKEELTLSVSISIMFTAFMMIAMPMFIKALNMDPVLGGAWIGGTVDSTGAVVAAGEYLGPVARDVAATIKMIQNIIIGVMALGVAAYWSLKVDKSMAEERDFSLKGSLKEIWNRFPKFILGFIGASLVFSGIYGMLGVDGSKVIIDKGMVNGLISPLQGWLFCLAFTSIGLSTNFSELSKLFKGGKPITLYIVGKIINLGVTFGAAYLMFHVVFPDITKSLMSL